The following are encoded together in the Triticum dicoccoides isolate Atlit2015 ecotype Zavitan chromosome 6B, WEW_v2.0, whole genome shotgun sequence genome:
- the LOC119323746 gene encoding sialyltransferase-like protein 4 isoform X1: MHYQMAGRSMHGAGSTKEFFCGNKCKNRTLCMEKLSLVLPDTSPYVPQQFGSCAVVGNSGDLLKTKFGDEIDSYDVVIRENGAPVQNYTEYVGAKSTFRLLNRGSAKALDKVVELDETKKEALIVKTTIHDVMNKMIRELPITNPVYLMLGTSFGSSAKGTGLKALEFALSICDSVDMYGFTVDPGYKEWTRYFSESRKGHTPLHGRAYYQMMECLGLVKIHSPMRGDPGRVVKWLPTKDTIEAARVASEKLLKRPGAGSVDPLRTCTMIKKRKNGKAPNRSGLRDAATNHLRYMKGATRYPLERSAGGGYLCMIDDR; this comes from the exons ATGCACTACCAAATGGCTGGGAGGAGTATGCATGGCGCAGGATCAACAAAGGAATTCTTCTGTGG GAATaagtgcaagaacagaactctttgcATGGAGAAGCTTTCATTGGTTCTCCCTGACACATCACCATATGTACCTCAGCAATTTGGTAGTTGTGCCGTTGTTGGTAACTCTGGGGATCTTCTTAAAACTAAATTTGGGGATGAGATTGATTCTTATGATGTTGTCATTAGAGAAAATGGTGCACCTGTCCAG AACTACACAGAATATGTTGGTGCAAAGAGTACATTTCGCCTTCTTAATAGAGGATCTGCAAAGGCACTGGATAAAGTTGTTGAGTTAGATG AAACAAAAAAGGAGGCATTGATAGTTAAGACAACAATACATGATGTCATGAACAAGATGATTCGG gaacttccaataaCCAATCCAGTATACCTCATGCTAGGCACATCATTTGGTTCCTCTGCTAAAGGAACTGGGCTTAAAGCTCTTGAATTTGCTCTCTCCATCTGTGACAGTGTCGACATGTATGGCTTTACAGTAGACCCAGGCTACAAGGAATG GACGAGATACTTTTCAGAGTCCAGAAAGGGACACACCCCACTACATGGCAGAGCATATTATCAAATGATGGAATGTCTTGGT CTTGTAAAAATCCATTCGCCAATGCGGGGTGATCCTGGTAGGGTAGTGAAGTGGCTGCCTACAAAGGATACCATTGAAGCTGCTAGAGTTGCTTCAGAGAAGTTGTTGAA GAGACCTGGGGCTGGAAGCGTTGACCCTCTGAGGACTTGCACCATGATAAAGAAGCGCAAGAACGGAAAGGCGCCCAACAGATCCGGCCTCCGAGATGCTGCCACGAATCACCTTCGGTACATGAAGGGCGCCACCAGGTATCCCCTGGAACGGAGCGCCGGGGGTGGTTACCTCTGCATGATCGACGATAGATAG
- the LOC119323746 gene encoding sialyltransferase-like protein 4 isoform X2, with amino-acid sequence MEKLSLVLPDTSPYVPQQFGSCAVVGNSGDLLKTKFGDEIDSYDVVIRENGAPVQNYTEYVGAKSTFRLLNRGSAKALDKVVELDETKKEALIVKTTIHDVMNKMIRELPITNPVYLMLGTSFGSSAKGTGLKALEFALSICDSVDMYGFTVDPGYKEWTRYFSESRKGHTPLHGRAYYQMMECLGLVKIHSPMRGDPGRVVKWLPTKDTIEAARVASEKLLKRPGAGSVDPLRTCTMIKKRKNGKAPNRSGLRDAATNHLRYMKGATRYPLERSAGGGYLCMIDDR; translated from the exons ATGGAGAAGCTTTCATTGGTTCTCCCTGACACATCACCATATGTACCTCAGCAATTTGGTAGTTGTGCCGTTGTTGGTAACTCTGGGGATCTTCTTAAAACTAAATTTGGGGATGAGATTGATTCTTATGATGTTGTCATTAGAGAAAATGGTGCACCTGTCCAG AACTACACAGAATATGTTGGTGCAAAGAGTACATTTCGCCTTCTTAATAGAGGATCTGCAAAGGCACTGGATAAAGTTGTTGAGTTAGATG AAACAAAAAAGGAGGCATTGATAGTTAAGACAACAATACATGATGTCATGAACAAGATGATTCGG gaacttccaataaCCAATCCAGTATACCTCATGCTAGGCACATCATTTGGTTCCTCTGCTAAAGGAACTGGGCTTAAAGCTCTTGAATTTGCTCTCTCCATCTGTGACAGTGTCGACATGTATGGCTTTACAGTAGACCCAGGCTACAAGGAATG GACGAGATACTTTTCAGAGTCCAGAAAGGGACACACCCCACTACATGGCAGAGCATATTATCAAATGATGGAATGTCTTGGT CTTGTAAAAATCCATTCGCCAATGCGGGGTGATCCTGGTAGGGTAGTGAAGTGGCTGCCTACAAAGGATACCATTGAAGCTGCTAGAGTTGCTTCAGAGAAGTTGTTGAA GAGACCTGGGGCTGGAAGCGTTGACCCTCTGAGGACTTGCACCATGATAAAGAAGCGCAAGAACGGAAAGGCGCCCAACAGATCCGGCCTCCGAGATGCTGCCACGAATCACCTTCGGTACATGAAGGGCGCCACCAGGTATCCCCTGGAACGGAGCGCCGGGGGTGGTTACCTCTGCATGATCGACGATAGATAG